The region CGGCTTGGGCCGCCACCGGGTGGAGCCACCGGCCGTTGATCGCGTAGCGGGCCAGTGGGCCGGTCAGGTAGCGGCGGCCGTCGAGCGCGGCGGTCAGAGCGGTGCTGTGCGGCACCTGCTCTTCGTGCACGTGCTGTTCGAGGTCGGACACGGGGAACTCGCGCAGCGCAGGGGTTCGGCCGTGGGCGGTGATGGCCGTTGGTGTGCCGGAGTCGATGGCGTAGCGGCCGGGGTCGCGCAGTGCGAGCAGGTCGTGATCGCTTGCCGCGTCGGGGAAGTCGAACGCCGCCACCCAGCGGACGGTTTCCAGTGCGTCGTCGCGGGCCTGCCGCAACCGTTCGGCCAACGGACGGAGTTCCTCGGGCGCCGGTGTGCGGTAGAAGCCGCCGACGCGGACGTTGACCGGGTGGATGGGGCGTCCGCCCAGTTGTTCGAGGATCGCGTTGCCGGTCTGTTTGATCCGCAGGCCGCGCTCGACGGCCGCCCGCTGGTCGCGGGCGAGTTCGATGGCATCGGCCCGGCCGAGGAAGTCGGGGGCGTGCAGCAGGTAGATGTGCAGGGTGTGGCTCTCGATCCATTCGCCGCAGTACAGCAGGCGGCGCAGCTCCGCGAGAGGCCCGTCCACGGTGACACCGCAGGCGTTCTCGATCGCCTGGCAGGCGCTCATCTGGTAGGCGACCGGGCAGATTCCGCAGATGCGGGCGGTGATGTCCGGTGGCTCGGTGTGGCCCCGGCCGATCAGGAAGGCCTCGAAGAACCGGGGTGGTTCGTAGATGCGCAGCCGCGCCTCGGTGACCGTCTCCTCCTGTACGCGCAGGTGCAGGGCGGCTTCGCCTTCCACCCGGGCCAGTGCGTCCAGCCGCAGGACGCGGGTTCCGCGATGGCTCATGCGGGCCTTTCCGGGTCGGTTTCTGTTCCTGCCCGAGGGGTGTCCTGCTCCTCGGCGGCGAGATCGGCTACGGGGGCATATTCCGGCGACGCGG is a window of Streptomyces mirabilis DNA encoding:
- a CDS encoding Ni/Fe hydrogenase subunit alpha gives rise to the protein MSHRGTRVLRLDALARVEGEAALHLRVQEETVTEARLRIYEPPRFFEAFLIGRGHTEPPDITARICGICPVAYQMSACQAIENACGVTVDGPLAELRRLLYCGEWIESHTLHIYLLHAPDFLGRADAIELARDQRAAVERGLRIKQTGNAILEQLGGRPIHPVNVRVGGFYRTPAPEELRPLAERLRQARDDALETVRWVAAFDFPDAASDHDLLALRDPGRYAIDSGTPTAITAHGRTPALREFPVSDLEQHVHEEQVPHSTALTAALDGRRYLTGPLARYAINGRWLHPVAAQAARDAGLGDPLAGDICDNPFRSIVVRAVEVVQAVEEALRIIEGYEQPSRSALDVLPRKAVGAGATEAPRGLLYHRYALAEDGTLTSARIIPPTAQNQTAIEEDVRRAVQARLDRLGAAADDEELIRLCERAIRNHDPCISCAAHFLDLTVERA